The Ictalurus furcatus strain D&B chromosome 12, Billie_1.0, whole genome shotgun sequence nucleotide sequence aacatttttggaaggagtctccagggtaAGATTTGCACCACAGGAAAATTTGGCTTTGTTTCACTTAGCAGTGTACATTTGTGTTtgggatcatcatcatcatcatcatgaaggAACCTACATTCTTTTGTACTTGTTGGCCTCATCAATCTCCTCCTGGCTCAGGCTGAGTTTCTGCATCTCCTGACTGGCATGGCCGACCGGTGACTTCTGCACGAGGGAGAAAAACATTATCACAACATCATCCACCTTTCCTTTATAATGAGATTTGATAAAGACTGTGATGGAGGTGAGAGGGTTAATGTGCTCTTTAAAAACACAACGCTTATTAAAATAACGAGGCAACCAATCCAAAACAGCAACTAAAATCAGCAGCAGAAGTGAAAAGGATGAGCTTTAATGAGGGACAATTATTTCATTTGCTCTAATTATGAACTAATGCCAGTGGAAGAAAATGTCCACCTCCACTGAGTCTCATTACGCTACAGCGATGCACATTACTGCCTCAGGGGTAACCCCTGTGAGCTTACTATCAAAACATTtctcctgaaaaaaaaaccctggtaTTAAAAATAGTACTGTAGTGATACATTAACTGTAGATATCTGTAGATAAAAAGGTAAAAATTCCCCAATCAAACTGATATTTGTATCAGGAGTTGACACCACATCTGTCAGATTTGAAGAATAGTCTTAGTAATATCaaggtaatatagtaataaaaaaatagagatGGCACGATACCTTCTTATCACCTGAAATCgacatattttttctttaaaaaatactactacacattaaaatgtttttttttcttctactgaAACACTGCATGACTAAGATAAAACTACAGCTCTGATTATAAGGTTAAACTCTTTCACACAAACATCACTTACAAATATATCACACAAACATCActtacaaatattatatatatatatatatatatatatatatatatatatataaaatcaaacctaatttaaaaaatacaatcatGTCTCTTTATATGTAATCATCTCCAATTCCCAAaccaaaaaaactaacaaaaaaccccccaaaatttCCAAATCCAATGCAAAAcgtttttcatttcttacagTATTGGAACAAATtcattcacccccccccccggccCCAAATGTCTGATACACTATTTTGTCAGTCGGATAACGATCCTGGCTATAGGATCTGTGCCAGCtcgaataaaaacacaaaataaaaatcaataagcaggttttgttttctgtcccacataacctttaaaaaaaaaaaatctgtttccttcttctttttttaatcattttatttaactggTAAAGTTGCATTATCACATTacataattaatttttatttttctttcctttctttttcctctccacCTTTTTTTAGGAGTGGCTTTaatagtggggggggggggggtgtaaataTTGCTTCCTTATTGTGTTGGTATGGTGGTGGTAGGAGGGactaaacagaaagaaaaaaaacaataaaataaaacaaactaaacTCAAATGACGAGATGGTGAAAAGTGAAATCAGTAAAGGATCCACAAGTAACTAAATGATCAGGAATGACACGGAAACAAAAGAAGAGCATGAGAGCTAGTGCTTCCAGTCTAACGCAGATTGAAATGAAGTGGCATGGTGGCACTGATGCGGCGGCACTTTGTTTCACCTTGTCTTTGCCAGCACCAGAGTCATTGTCCCATGCTGAACATTCATCAGTCCCAAACGGGGCCACCAGCTTCTGCGTCGACACTTTAGTCTGGCTGCAAGCACAAAatcactgtttatagctgctaacaAATAAACcataacaggaactgacttgatTCAAAGGCTAAACGTAACTCGAAACGGATAAAACTTgacttcattctttcattcaaataataataataaaaaaacaacaacctgtaATCGGTGGTAAcctgctgcggtataagaggaataaaacactaacagtgactacgcttcatcacaccaccctgtcgttgattattttcctagaacaacttgacacagagtgttttattcggCAGAAAGTAAAAATCAAGACGCACAAGGAATCTGTTTATAGATCGTGTCAGGGCAACCTGAATCAAAAGTTTAATCGTGAggtcctgaccaatcaggtcgCGAGTTTGTGAGCATCATTTATCAACCTGGATACGAAcggatttatttgtaaatggttcagtggtggctcagtggttaaaggctcagagttactgatcagaagatcaggagttcaagccccagcactgccaagctaccactgttgtgcccttgggcaaggccctcaccaccctcaattgctcagttgtataaatgagagaaatgtatgTCGCTCTGGATAATGCAGGAATGTGACTTAATCAGTCATTTTTGCTGAACTACAAACAGTTACGAGCCATTAAAGTAAAATTACTAGCCAGGATCATCTAGTGCGTCTTGCTTCTAAAGATGTAGTTACTTCTTTTAAGACATTTTTTACAGCTTCTCTGCTtgggaaaataaaaagtgtgaGGTGACAGTTTCAGCAGCGTTGAATGGCGTTGCTTTCTGCAGCAAGCATCAGAGCAGCATCGGGCGTTTTCATTCTGCGGGCCTCCGGTATGCTGAGAGCAGCAGCTAAACACTATTGATTAATCAGATCTCACCTTTGATCATCACTGGAGAACCATTCAGGGACTTGGGATGTTCCAGATGCGGCACTGGTGTCCTCACGGTCATGGGACAACAACCCTGGAAAGGAAATGTGATCAAACAGTCAGGACTGTGCCAGTAACTccttaataaaatacacagagtacccaaatgatcatactcccagctgtctgtgtgcTTGACCTTTTATGGTGTTTTGTGGGCATGTTTTGTGAGCTGTATCAGGAATGAGCTTTGCATAGTTCGCTCTGGCTTATGCACCCGTTTACAACTGTACTCAAACGTTCATTAATGAGTCCCgatgtgtgtatttttgctACATTAACCATGTACGTGGTTAATGTAGCAAAAACTTTGTTGGTTTTCAGCCTCAGCACCAGAGTGATGTTCATCACCAACCTTTACTTCATCTGCATTACTGAGAATAATAAATCGACTCTAGAGAGCAAGCTAAGCTAGATACTTAGTCAATACTAGACTAGCTAGGACTTGGTATAAGCGTTGATGTGGTTACGGTGCGAGCATTAAGAGAAAAGATGTGTAGCTAGAAGAGTGAGGAATGTTAAGCTGAGAGAAAACACGCAGCGTTCACCCTTGTGGCCTCCTTGCTTGGCGAGTTTAACGTAGTCCGAGTCGGTGGCCTGAATTCCGACTCGCCGTCCCTTGCCCTTCTCCACCGGTGCCGTATCGGCACTCTGGGACAGACCGGGAATCTGCGATGCGGGACCGGCGGAACCGTTTGAATTAGGGGCACTGGCTTTCATTCCTATGACAACATGACAATTAGAGCTTCATCAACGAAGAAACAACATAACATTTAGGATTCAAACCTGCAGGAATCCCACAGCAACGGAGCATTAAGGGTTAACACACGCCTGCAGAGACGTACCAGGTTTAGTCCGGCGGTAGTTGGGCTCCGTAGACATGTCTGATGTTTCAGGTCAGCGCAGCGATTGCTGCAAAGGAGAAATGAGCCAGCTTTAGGCAACAATGTAGAGCTGCTAAACAAACCTGCTCTGGAGAGGAAaaaggatttcttttttttttgcacgcaCAGTGTAGGGAAAGGTCCACATCATTTGGGCAAGACATCACAAAATCAGAACATAAACGAGTGTGTATTatttacattcatacatttgaATTACAacaggtttaatccaaacccGTACTAACTCTGTAAAGTATCATTAACACAACCCCTGGAGGATGAAATTCTCTCGTTGTACAACAATGCAAAGCCATTTGAAAGAATTTATCgatattttcagaaaatattcagCAGATGTGTGTTTATTCTACTACTCACTGattaacattacacacaattaGATttgaaatctgaaataaatatcTAGGCGTCTGACCCAATTCAGATCATCTATTAAAATAGGCGGAGTTTCGTCTTTACATGAGCGCACAAGTCAATAGAAAGAATcatttacagtaataaataaaaagcagtgaCATGTGAGATTACAAGGCGGCTAGTCGTACTGTAGCTACAGCTAATTATCGTTAGCTAACAAACCATTAACACCTACCAACCATTCTTTTagttatatacatttattttaattattttttgtctttcacCTTCCTAACGCGAAGGAATTCAGCTAAAATGCtgatatattttacattatgttAGTAAGCTAGCTAGGCTAATTAGCTTCCGTGCTACAGGGCGAGGCATCTCGGTCGCCtggtaacaaaaaaacagcagcatcaCGCGCGATGCTAGCAGAATAGCACCACACACGCAACAAGGGTTTCGcggtatatttaaaaaaaacaacaaactaatATTAAGCcagatttgttttaaataaatgcgaTAAGATAAGCTGTAAAATACAACCGTCATCCGTGCCCAATTCACATCTATTTAAGTGTGATGTTAAACGCGCTTACATGGTTGAACCGGTGATAAAGCGGACTGTTAGCGTCTCCCAATGACGAAGCCTCCGCTCTGCGCTTCGTCGCCGCGTCACACTGCAGCGCAGCTGAACACGAAGCGCACCGGCGCCCCCTGCTGACTCAGGAGCGACACTACAAACACCCCACACACTGTACTGCATTATGTGacctattttaaaaacaaaactaaccAAAAATGATAAACTATATAAGCCTACGTTGTAAGgtgtaaaaaatattaaacactaataaatgttctactgctactgctactactactactgctactactgacactactgctactactaacactactgctattactactactgctactgttactgttactactgacactactgctactgctcttactactactactactactaatgctactgctactgttactactgctattactgctactactactactgctactgctgctactactgttactactactactaccactactgctgctgctacttacactactgctactgttactactactactgatactattGCTACTgatactgctgctactactgctactgctactgttactgctactactgctactgctactgctatcgttactactgacactactgcttttactactactgctactgctactactactactactactactactgctgctgctactgacactactgctactgttactactgctactactactgatactgctactactactgatactaccactgctactactactgttactgttactactgacactactgctactgctactactactactactactaatgctactgctactgttactactactactactgctactactactactgctactactactactgctactactgctactactactactgctactaccactactactactactgctactgctactactactgctacttctactactgttactgttactgctagtactgctactgctactactactactaccactgttACTAATGCTACTGTTACTACCAcagctactactactcctactaataataatataaaaataaaaatagtttagTTTACtgctttaatacattttttctcTGATTTGAAAATATAGCCTGGTTTTCtgagattgttgttgttgctgttattattattattattgttgttgttgttattattattattattattattgttgttgttgttattgttgttattattattattattattattgttgttgttgttattgttattattattattattattattattattattattattattattattatgataaagcagggtttttttcagtatatttcAGTTCAGTAATGTTGCTGACTGATGGGCAGTGAATCGCTGACTGTGCTGGGAATTTAACCATTTTGCATTGTTTCACTTCTGTTCAATGTGAATACCAAGTCGTGCTTTACGGTAAATAGAATTGATGCTCAAGCTGAAGT carries:
- the c12h7orf57 gene encoding uncharacterized protein C7orf57 homolog produces the protein MSTEPNYRRTKPGMKASAPNSNGSAGPASQIPGLSQSADTAPVEKGKGRRVGIQATDSDYVKLAKQGGHKGLLSHDREDTSAASGTSQVPEWFSSDDQSQTKVSTQKLVAPFGTDECSAWDNDSGAGKDKKSPVGHASQEMQKLSLSQEEIDEANKYKRMSHDKKATAPVDMSKLLSFGYMEEEKKSPDDDSSSMISEQASTVAPEDELE